The Luteimonas sp. YGD11-2 genome has a window encoding:
- a CDS encoding DUF3348 family protein translates to MHDAQPGAAVPASTLPRLLARIAGAAPMPPVQAPAARLGEWLDWPRAVALSRALDGPAAADDDTGPDADADADDCTRVREDLAQAIAADRGWPAVDADSDAAAAAVLRHCQSLQRAMQAATGRLRGQLRDRLARQTPRQARLAAVDAVLEAVLSPREHALLAPVPALLAAHCGRLQRGTGGDGHGWYRPFREDARQVLLAEFDLRFQPVDALLAALRPSPVDA, encoded by the coding sequence ATGCACGACGCCCAGCCCGGGGCAGCCGTTCCAGCCTCCACCCTGCCCCGCCTGCTGGCGCGGATCGCGGGAGCGGCGCCGATGCCGCCCGTGCAGGCGCCGGCGGCGCGGCTGGGCGAATGGCTGGACTGGCCACGCGCGGTGGCGCTGTCGCGTGCGCTCGACGGCCCCGCGGCGGCAGACGACGACACCGGACCGGATGCGGATGCGGATGCCGACGACTGCACGCGCGTGCGCGAGGACCTCGCCCAGGCCATCGCCGCCGACCGCGGCTGGCCTGCGGTGGATGCGGACAGTGATGCCGCCGCCGCCGCGGTGCTGCGCCACTGCCAGTCCCTGCAGCGCGCGATGCAGGCGGCCACCGGCCGCCTGCGTGGCCAGCTGCGTGACCGGCTGGCCCGGCAAACGCCGCGGCAGGCACGCCTGGCCGCGGTCGATGCCGTGCTCGAAGCGGTGCTGAGCCCGCGCGAGCATGCGCTGCTGGCCCCGGTACCGGCGCTGCTGGCCGCGCATTGCGGGCGCCTGCAGCGCGGCACCGGCGGCGACGGCCACGGCTGGTATCGCCCGTTCCGCGAGGACGCCCGGCAGGTGCTGCTGGCCGAATTCGACCTCCGTTTCCAACCCGTCGACGCGCTGCTTGCCGCGCTTCGGCCCTCCCCCGTGGACGCATGA